The following are from one region of the Equus przewalskii isolate Varuska chromosome 21, EquPr2, whole genome shotgun sequence genome:
- the LOC103546142 gene encoding interferon lambda-1-like, translating into MTTAWVLVLMTVVLGLATAGPVPTSKPTTTWRGCHMGRFQSLSPRELEAFKKAKDALEESLLQNDWSCSSRLFPMTRDLRLLQVWERPVALEAELHLTLKVLRTAADASLGVVLDQPLHTLRHIHSRLRACVPAQPTAGPRPRSRLHHWLHRLQEATKKESQGCLEASVTFNLFRLLTRDLKCVASGDLCV; encoded by the coding sequence ATGACTACAGCTTGGGTTCTGGTGCTCATGACCGTGGTGCTGGGCTTGGCCACAGCTGGCCCTGTCCCCACTTCCAAGCCCACCACAACCTGGAGGGGCTGCCACATGGGCAGGTTCCAATCTCTGTCGCCACGGGAGCTGGAAGCCTTTAAGAAAGCCAAGGATGCCTTGGAAGAGTCGCTCCTGCAGAACGACTGGAGCTGCAGCTCTCGCCTCTTCCCCATGACCAGAGACCTGAGGCTGCTGCAGGTGTGGGAGCGCCCGGTGGCCCTGGAGGCTGAGCTACACCTGACGCTGAAGGTCCTGAGGACTGCGGCTGATGCGTCCCTGGGCGTCGTCCTGGACCAGCCCCTTCACACGCTGCGCCACATCCACTCCAGGCTCCGGGCCTGTGTCCCGGCTCAGCCCACAGCAGGCCCCAGACCCCGGAGCCGCCTCCACCACTGGCTGCACCGGCTCCAGGAGGCCACGAAGAAGGAGTCCCAAGGCTGCCTTGAGGCCTCCGTCACATTCAACCTCTTCCGCCTCCTCACACGGGACCTGAAATGTGTTGCCAGCGGAGACCTGTGCGTCTGA
- the SPATA2 gene encoding spermatogenesis-associated protein 2, translated as MEKPSSMDTKYKDDLFRKYVQFHEGQVDTTPSKQRPGSEEYLRAAASTLLSAHKLDPFYRFRLIQFYEVVESSLRSLSSSSLRALQSAFSVLETVGVNLFLYPWKKEFRSIKTYTGPFVYYVKSTLLEEDIRAILNYMGYVPELGTAYKLRELGETLQVKMVSFELFLAKVECEQMLEIHSQVKDKGYSELDVVSERKSSAEDVRGCSDALRRRAEGREHLTASMARVALQKSASERAAKDYYKPRVTKPSRSVDTYDSYWESRKPPLKASLSLRKEPVAADLGDDLKDEIIRPSPSLLTMSTSPHGSPDDLPSPSSNNGLGLLRGTYFSAQDDVDLYTDSEPRSTYRRQDALRPDVWLLRNDAHPLYHKRSPPAKESALSKCQNCGLSCSSSLCQRCDSLLACPPASKPGPFPSKASAHDSLAHGPSLRERYAGQTQGLERLPHLHSKPKPSPTATSRCGFCNRPGATNTCTQCSKVSCDACLSAYHYDPCCKKSELHKFVPNNQLNYKSAQLPHLVYR; from the exons ATGGAGAAGCCCAGTTCAATGGATACGAAATACAAGGATGACTTATTTCGGAAGTACGTGCAGTTCCATGAGGGCCAAGTGGACACCACCCCCAGCAAGCAGCGGCCCGGCAGTGAGGAGTACCTGCGGGCGGCAGCCTCGACCCTGCTCAGCGCGCACAAGCTGGATCCCTTCTATCGATTCCGGCTGATCCAGTTCTATGAGGTGGTGGAGAGCTCCCTGCGCTCGCTGAGCTCCTCCAGCCTGCGGGCTTTGCAGTCTGCCTTCAGCGTGCTCGAGACGGTGGGCGTCAACCTCTTCCTCTACCCGTGGAAGAAGGAGTTCAGAAGCATCAAG ACCTACACGGGCCCCTTCGTTTACTATGTCAAGTCGACCTTACTGGAAGAGGACATCCGAGCAATCCTGAACTACATGGGCTACGTGCCTGAGCTGGGGACCGCGTACAAGCTCCGAGAGCTGGGGGAGACCCTCCAGGTGAAGATGGTCTCCTTCGAACTCTTTCTGGCCAAGGTGGAGTGTGAGCAGATGCTGGAAATCCACTCACAAGTCAAGGATAAGGGCTACTCTGAGCTGGACGTGGTGAGCGAGCGCAAGAGCAGCGCAGAGGACGTGCGTGGCTGCTCCGATGCCCTGCGGCGGCGCGCCGAGGGCCGGGAGCACCTAACAGCCTCCATGGCCCGTGTGGCGCTCCAGAAGTCAGCCAGTGAGCGGGCGGCCAAGGACTACTACAAGCCCCGCGTGACCAAGCCCTCGAGGTCGGTAGATACCTACGACAGCTACTGGGAGAGCCGGAAGCCGCCCCTCAAGGCCTCGCTGAGCCTGCGCAAGGAGCCTGTGGCAGCAGACTTGGGGGACGACCTCAAGGATGAGATCATCCGTCCGTCCCCCTCGCTCCTGACCATGTCCACTTCCCCCCACGGCAGCCCGGATgaccttccttccccctcctccaacAATGGCCTTGGCCTGCTGCGTGGCACATACTTCTCCGCTCAGGATGACGTAGATCTGTACACAGACTCAGAACCTCGGAGCACGTACCGGAGGCAGGACGCCCTGCGGCCGGACGTGTGGCTGCTCAGAAACGATGCCCATCCCCTCTACCACAAGCGCTCGCCCCCTGCCAAAGAGTCTGCCCTCTCCAAGTGCCAAAACTGCGGTCTGTCCtgcagctcctccctctgccagcGCTGTGACAGCCTGCTCGCCTGTCCCCCGGCCTCCAAACCTGGCCCCTTTCCCAGCAAGGCCTCCGCCCACGACAGCCTGGCCCACGGGCCGTCCCTGCGGGAGAGGTATGCAGGCCAGACTCAGGGCCTCGAGCGGCTGCCACACCTCCACTCCAAACCCAAGCCCTCCCCCACAGCCACCTCCCGCTGTGGCTTCTGTAACCGCCCCGGTGCCACCAACACCTGCACCCAGTGTTCAAAAGTCTCCTGCGACGCCTGCCTCAGCGCCTACCATTATGACCCCTGCTGCAAAAAGAGCGAGCTGCACAAGTTCGTGCCCAACAACCAGCTGAACTACAAGTCCGCCCAGCTCCCCCACCTCGTGTACAGATAG